One window from the genome of Chionomys nivalis chromosome 14, mChiNiv1.1, whole genome shotgun sequence encodes:
- the LOC130886544 gene encoding sperm motility kinase X-like — protein sequence MEIIKNLSSKTREEESMQLALASTYEEETITDHYAILNTLGKGAFAEVKLACHLLTNMKVAVKILANGEESDVNNRKELNFMKELDHPYIIKLFHIITSKDHTYMVLEFAAHGDLVTLIEEGGPLQQTQAQHIFCQMVCAVHYCHDNDIAHRDIKLDNILLDGKGNIKLCDFGMAIRVSSGQMCKGFCGTIEYCAPELFNDTDYDAKAVDIWSMAVVLYAMLTARFPFTGRTYPVMKEVMLNPIYYIPYTLSQNRLLVHLIVHLFTVNPEQRPTICDIRQHQWIRDREEFWKLPPSSESFCNKQNPNIVLAMWGMGYDPKAISDCLREKKFNNVMATYLILNQESPQDHTKSSTRYLQACVAVSSPGALTSLPPKRRVSESALPTLGLLAEHQGHDEKCSRKQETRSLSMPATLCCLLEEENPPHPVPTCAPEVSPLLSRSLAVGSMVCNELSSGCPFSECIPSAQCLSCEKPQEMTTPKNSSGSQSTGSAKKERETPEGMSTIEILGTQRSSLQTTSKNNLKGVLPEDVSAASASSLSKGWKRVKKRIGNCMRFLCCCLPRSRKSYVFQKEEATLEGDSIAGAHTQLSGLHKMHFSVNNLYVL from the coding sequence ATGGAAATTATCAAGAACCTTTCAAGCAAGACCAGAGAGGAGGAGAGCATGCAGCTGGCCCTTGCCAGCACCTATGAAGAGGAGACCATTACAGATCACTATGCCATACTCAATACCCTCGGTAAAGGGGCCTTTGCTGAGGTGAAGTTGGCTTGCCACCTCCTCACAAATATGAAAGTCGCAGTTAAAATCCTTGCGAATGGTGAGGAGAGTGATGTTAATAATAGGAAAGAACTCAACTTCATGAAAGAGCTGGACCACCCGTACATAATAAAGCTCTTCCACATCATCACCAGCAAAGACCACACCTATATGGTGTTGGAGTTTGCTGCTCATGGCGATCTAGTCACGCTCATTGAGGAGGGTGGCCCCCTTCAGCAGACACAGGCCCAACACATCTTCTGCCAGATGGTGTGTGCAGTGCACTACTGCCACGATAATGACATCGCCCACAGGGACATCAAGCTAGATAACATCCTGCTTGATGGCAAAGGAAACATCAAACTGTGTGACTTTGGCATGGCCATCAGAGTAAGCTCTGGGCAGATGTGCAAGGGATTCTGTGGCACAATTGAATACTGTGCTCCAGAGCTATTCAATGACACCGATTATGATGCAAAGGCAGTTGACATCTGGAGCATGGCAGTGGTTTTATATGCAATGTTGACAGCGAGGTTCCCATTCACAGGAAGAACCTATCCAGTCATGAAGGAGGTGATGCTGAATCCCATATACTATATTCCTTACACACTCTCTCAAAATCGTTTGCTTGTGCATCTCATTGTGCACTTgttcactgtgaaccctgagcaGAGGCCCACAATATGTGACATTAGGCAGCACCAGTGGATCAGAGACAGGGAAGAATTTTGGAAACTCCCACCATCCTCAGAGTCATTCTgtaacaaacaaaatcccaacatTGTGCTGGCTATGTGGGGTATGGGCTACGATCCCAAGGCTATTAGTGATTGTCTACGTGAGAAAAAATTCAATAACGTCATGGCCACATACCTAATTTTAAACCAAGAGTCACCCCAGGACCACACTAAGTCTTCCACTAGGTACTTGCAGGCTTGTGTCGCTGTGTCATCACCAGGTGctctcacttcccttcctcctaAGAGGAGAGTGAGTGAGTCTGCCCTTCCCACCCTCGGCCTGCTGGCTGAACATCAGGGGCATGATGAGAAGTGTTCAAGAAAGCAGGAGACCAGAAGTCTGAGCATGCCTGCCACCTTGTGCTGCCTGCTGGAGGAGGAAAATCCTCCCCACCCGGTACCCACGTGTGCTCCTGAGGTTTCTCCTCTCCTGAGCAGAAGTTTGGCAGTAGGTAGCATGGTTTGCAATGAGTTATCCTCAGGATGCCCATTCTCTGAGTGTATTCCTTCTGCACAGTGTTTGTCCTGCGAGAAGCCCCAGGAAATGACCACCCCCAAGAATAGCTCAGGTTCTCAGAGTACAGGCTCtgcaaagaaggaaagggagacacCTGAGGGTATGAGCACCATTGAAAtccttggaactcagagatcttccctTCAGACAACATCCAAGAACAACTTAAAGGGTGTCCTTCCTGAAGATGTAAGTGCAGCCTCTGCCAGCAGTCTGTccaaaggctggaagagggttAAGAAGAGAATTGGTAATTGTATGAGATTTCTGTGCTGCTGTCTGCCACGCTCAAGGAAAAGCTATGTttttcagaaggaagaggcaacacTGGAAGGAGACAGcattgcaggtgcacacacacagctaagTGGGTTGCACAAGATGCACTTCAGTGTTAATAATCTATATGTTTTATAA